The DNA window CATTGATTTATTTATAAAGTTCTTCAAGGTTTATGTCAGATTCGCATTGTTTGACATGCTATATTCGATCGTCTGATTCCACAGGCTAAAGTTAAGTACATTGCACAGCTGTCACATCCACGCCTTGTAAAGATCATCGGGTACTGCCTTGAAGACGAACAACGTCTACTCGTCTATGAATTCATGTCCTGTGGGAGTTTGGACGATCATCTATTCAGGAGTAAGCCTATGAACTTTGGTCCCATGCTACTGAAATTCATTGCATATTTAAACAAGTCAAATATCATACAGAAACCACAAAATCAAAAGAAATGTAAAAAAACCTTTTGGTTTTTTGGCAATAAACTGACATGAAAAGTGCTGAAAAGCTTTTTTTAACAGTCAACAcagtttaaatttaatcttgaacTTTTCCTTTTTTCTAAAAGATCACGACACTTGAATCCAAAGGAAGATGAaacggggggaggggggggggtgcaGATGAGCTTGCAGCTCGGTCTGAGAGCTGGGAGCCAGCTGGCCGGGGCTTGAACCCCGGTCCTGGCATGCCTTCAAGCAAAGGCTGGGACTTCGGTCCTTTCTCAAACAAGGGGAGAGAAGAAGTCGGTGCAAACTTTCTATTTTGTCTCTTTTAGCATTAAAATTAAAGTCAAGATTGAAATGTGCTTCTGTAGACTGTCTATAGTTTTGTCTAGAACATTTGTTACCAAACTTGAAGTGTTTTTGAAGTTTCACTAGATATCGGATATCACTCTTGTAGTGTAGCGGTAAGCTCTCTAGTTAAGGAGACAATGACTAGGGTTCAATTCCTATTGATAAAAACAAGACCTTGTTGTGGCAAACAAAAAATAGTGGCATAGCGGCTGGTAGCACCTATGGTTAGTTTGGGTCCCCCTACCAGGGGTAGTTGTGGTTGCGAGTCCAGTTGGTCATGGTTGACCTAGGTTACGTTGCAAGCTTATAGGGTGAAACCAAGGTTCAGGAATTTACTTGACCAGCTTGGTTAAGGTTATGTATCACATTCTAGAAGATTACTACACTATGCTAAGAAAAACGCACATGATTAAAAAGACTGCAATGAAGGAGATAAAAATAGAACATGCGAAAGCAACATAAACGATCTAACTTAAATAATAAGACAAGATTTCACTTAAGGGAAAAGAAACATCTTACAAAGTAGAACCACACAAAAGTTCATTAAGCAAAAGCAAACTCCACCTCCACAAATTTTTCACTACTACATAAAATGTTTCTAGGACAGGTAAAACATCATTTGTAGGGGCTGGCGTGAAACCCGTCCCTACTTCTTGCACCTACAAATGCTGTTTACAGGGGCGGGTTAGGGTATGACCTGCCCCTGAGAATATTGTGCCCGCCAAAAAATTCACTGATTTGAATGTTAATTTCCGGATCGAATTTAAATTTAGATACACCAAGCTATATCTTTGAGATTTTCACACTCTTTAATCATTATATTGAAATGTGCTTGGTATATatattttttccttttctataagTCATAATTATCTTATGGTACAAGTTTCATCAAAAAAACCTTTTTTATATGCTTTGCTATATTTTTATGAGTTGAACGAGTTTTCGGAATAAATTTTAAAATCATTTGTTGGGGCGGGTGGGGGTGTTACCCGCCCTTGAAAATGGGGATCATTTTCAGTGGCAGGTGACGTccccacccgcccctaaaagtTCATTTCCAGGTGCGGGTGACACCATCACCTATCCCTGAAAAAGGTGTTTTCAGGAGCGGGTCAATTGCTACAGTAACCTGTTCTTTTGTGTGAACCCGCCCCTAAAAAAAATAGGGCATTTCTATAAATCACTTTTGTAGTAGTGTTTGttaggctaatcacaatggggAGTTTCATATCACTGTTTCCAAGAATGCCAAGTCAGCTTGGGGGATGAATGAAACACTATGTCACAatggagagtttcatttcactgtttccaaagctaaccagtgtaaataaatgctagttgatctattGGTCGTTTCACACCATTTCCCATGAAACAGGATCCCCATGAAACAACGGCGGTCACAGTGGTTGTTTCACGCTATTTCCAACGTCTTGGAAACGAGTGAGCAGAGTGTCATGgggatgaaactggttccttctattccctcattaaatcagtgccacatcatcaaaaatgtTGATGTGTCATGGTAATTAATGCCGTGAAACTCACCATGAAACccccattgtgattagccttaCAACTTATCTAAGGATGCACCCTATAAACTCAAGAACCGAACGGAGAGAGAAAAGCATTCAAAGTGTATGGTCAAACATTCTAGGATCCTACGCATCCCCACATAAAGAAAATGTATTTTGACCATCACGCATCATGGGTGTTACTTGTTCCTTCCCAGTCAGTTGTAATACCACAAAGGGCAGTCCTTCCCCGCCAGCCAAgtttttttttatatatttatatcgGACATGAACTATTCTAATATACTTCAATGCGCAGGTCGTTTTGAGACGCTTCCTTGGAACACCCGGATGAAAATTGCCCTTGGAACGGCAGAGGGGCTCAAATTTCTCCACAGTCAGGATGCTGAAATCATTCTCCCTGACTTCAAGGCCACTAATGTCCTTCTGGACGCGGTAGTATGCAGTCTTCCATATTTTTGCCCCTTTGGACTGaccaaataataaaattgttTGAACTGATAGTTGGATCGTTTCATCAGAATTATGATGCCAAGATTTCTCATTTTGGGCTGGTGAAGCATGGGTGGATCAGAGACGAGAGCCATGTCTCCAAGAGAGCTGTGAGTAGGTACACCCTCCCGGAATATGTTACGACAGGTACTATGTATTCTACTTCCTTCCTAGCTCAGTCTTCGTAGGCTCGTATCTAGGCTTACTATATTGAGGCTTGCAAAATAAACACACTACGGTTTCTTGCTAGAACTTATTCGTTCCGCATAACGTGTGTCAGCTTAATTTCAGAATTAATTGAGATAACACACTAAGACCAGTTTAATAGAGTTTCATGGAGAGTTTTATGGCATGAAATTCTATGCCACATCATCAATTTTGCTATCATGGTGAGGAGAGAGAAGGAGGGAGTTTTATGGGATGTGAGAGGAGTTTTATCACCATGAAACTATGCACCGAGACTGGTCTAAGCTACTCGGAAAATAAAAGATAGAGCAACTCTAGCAAACCCTCTCTCTATCTCAAATTTAGAGGGTTAAACTAAGAAGATGCACTCCAGCAGATCCTCTACTATAGACCCTCTATTTTAGGAAGGTCTCCAAATTTCCTCCTCCAGCATCCATTCCTATAAGGCTTTAAAGCGCTCTTTATTATAAATTAAAATTGAGAGCTATTGCTGGAGTTGAAGCAAATTTAGAAGCCTTTTGAGAAATTGAGGCAACTCCTATTTAGCATTTAGAGAGGTTATTATTGGAGTTGCTCCTACTAAGCCCGAAGCATCTTGGATTTAGTTTGTTCATTTAATCTGATTTTCTTTCACATTGTGAAGGTCATGTTACCGCCAAGAGCGACGTCTTCAGTTTTGGAGTTGTACTCCTAGAATTGCTGTCAGGAAAACGTGCATGGAACACTAACCGGCTGTTACATCAAATGAACCTAGTAAATTGGGCCAGGCCATACCTTGAAAAAAGGAAGCCCCGGATCAGGAGCATCGTGGATTCTAGTCTGGGGGTGCATTATTCGCTTCCCGGGGCCGAGAAGGCTGCAAAACTAGCATCCCGATGCCTCTCTGTTGATCCCATGCAAAGGCCTTCCATGGAGCAGGTGGTCGAGGTCCTAGAACAGCTACAGGATGCCAAGAACACCGAGAAGAAGACATCCCTCAGTTATGGTTCGAAAGGAAAGACAAGGGGGGAACCCGCATCGGCCAGCAAGAACAAGGGAATTTCCCGGTGGTTAAAAGGCAGCTCGGCTCAAACAACCAGGCATGTTCATACATAAATTCAAATGTTCGTACATGCAGGCAAAGGCAATCAAACTGACTGCCGGCAAAGCATAAATTCAAGCAATTCTACGAGACATTTACTTTTGGGGGTGCACATAATGGTCGGCTCACCATCCAATTTAGAATCTGATGATTGCACTGAAGAACAGGGTTTTCATGTGACGAGCCTTCCAGTAGGACAGGCTCAATCGATCTCAACACTAATGCCAACGAAGCAAGCAAGAGATGAACAGAAAACGGTTCTGCGATCGATGCCCGGCGTATGAATCCAATACGCACAGCATATCATATTCCACTGTGAGCTAACCAGCTATGGGGCTGGCCGATAACAAAAACTACTGAATTCTTCTGAAGAAGCTAAGCATCGATACAGAGCTTTATGCCAACCCTGTCCCAGCTCATCCTGCTCGGCGTGCTGCTGGCGCACGCACTGATGGCCTACACCGCGGTGAAGGCGGCGGCAACCCCATCCGAGCAGGCGACGTGGTTCTGTTCAAGCCGGCTCACGGCGACGTCCCGGTCGTCCACCGCGTCATCGAGGTCCGCGAGCgccaggacggcggcggcggcgtcgacaTCCTGACGAAAGGGGACAACAATGGCGTCGATGATTCTGAGTTCTTGTACCGCGGGTCGTGGCTGCACCGTCACCATGTCATGGCGAAGGCGGTCGGGTACTTGCCTAACGCTGGCTGGCCGAGCGTTGCCATTGACGAGAAGCCAGTAGTTCGCAAAGTCGTCGTTGGAGTTCTGGGACTGGGAGTGCTAGTTACTGCACTTCTTTAACTGATGCTGACGGAAGTGACCTGATGATTCTGCAACTCAACAATGATCCGGTTGTGGCCACTTGAAATTgtatttattctagaatatATAACGTGTGTAAATTTCAAGCGGGGAAAAGAAATCATGTGCTGATTAGGGTTTGTAGATTGATTGGATGACCTTGTAAACTATATACTTCCTCCATCCCATTTTGATTTTTCTAAATATATATATCTTTTAGGCCAACGAGGCTAAAGAGTCATGACTAAGATATCTAAAGTTCTAGGCCAATCACTTAAAGTATGAGATATTTAGATTGTAGGATAGAAACTTCATAAAATGCATTGAATGTTTGAAATATAAGCAGTAGTACTGAAGGGAGCACGAATCCTATAATCACCATAATTGTAGTTGATGAAGCATAGAAACATACTCCCCTAATATAACCATGTCATCGATTATTCCTTTGACAGTGTGACATTAATGTTGTTAACACTTGCTTTCACCTATGCATTATACCAATATAATAGAATTACTAGTTGAAAAAACGGTTCCCAAAAAGATTAGTGGAGTTCCCCATGTGTTGCCATGAGAATTTACTAACATCCCAAAAAATGAATGGTAAGAGGTAGATTGTATGATTAACTGATGGAAACAAAATCACAAGAAGAATCATGTGGTTCATAGATTGAAGAATTCAAAGGTAGGAATGAATGTTTCTCATGAATAGTAAGAAAAACCAAATAGCCGTGAATAGAGAAAAATGTAGCAATAAGGTAGTATTTGAATATACTGAATACTTGCATTTTGAATGACTCTACAACAATGTGATTTGTTCAAAACCATCAGGTGGTTAAGTAAAGATTATGAACATATTTGATTTAGAGCATGTATGGATTCGCCAAAAAGGATTGTCACTTCCAAAAATTTATTGCAAAACCTAAAGCACACAAGGTTAGGGGTTGAAAATACAGCGCTGATAGAGTGGACTCTTTTGAAACTAATGTCGGCCTTCGATGAACTTTCATTGGACCTTCAACAAAGGAATTAGATTTCTTTTGTGTTTGATAGTATACGAGGATGAACTTGGTTTTTGAAGGTTAGGAGAGGGAGGATgagaacaaaaaaaaagatagaGATAACTTCCCATTAGACTTCACCATGCGAGGAGTCGAATGACCGGGAAGGATATAAAGCTTCATATGGAAATCCCAAAATTATTGACCAAAGATTGTCTCTTGGAAAGTTTAGAGGAAGGAGGCATGTTCTACGTGACTTTGAACGAAGAAACAAAATTGTATACATTTACCTTTTTGATCATTTTGTACATCATATTGTTTGAATTTATTAGATGAGTGAGGGTAATGTGATCATGTAAAAAGTCCCTTGTATCTCCCTATAAATTGGGATGGAACCCTAGTGCACAAAGGGCGATTTTTGGAGTAAATGTTATTGGTTTTATTATGGAGTTGAATAATTGTTATTTTATTCCTAGTTTGAGTCGAAACATTATATCTTCTTCATGTTTGATGATGGATGGTTATTCGTTTGCAAGTGAAAATATAATGATTGTATGATCTCTAAGAATGATATGCTTGTGGCTTCTGCGCCTATTAAGAATGGGTTGTTTGTTTTAAATCTTGATGATTCACCTATCTTTAACGTAAGTGTTAAAAGGCTTCGGCCTAATAATTTGAGTCCTACCTATATGTGGCATTGTCGTTTGGGTTATATAAATGAGAAGCGCATGAAGAAGCTCCATTCGGATGGGCTTTTAACTTCGTTTGATTTTGAATCATAGGAGACATGCGAAGCTTGTTTGCTAGGCAAGATGACCAAGACACCATTCACAAGTTTTCCAGAGAGAGCATCGGACTTGCTGGAACTCATATATACTGATGTGTGCGGACCAATGAGCACGACGGCTAGAGGAGGATTCCAATACTTCATAACTTTCACTGATGATTTGAGTAGATATAGCTATATCTATTTGATGAAGCATAAGTCTGAAATCTTTGAAAAGTTCAAGAATTTCAGAATGAGGTTGAAAATCAACGTGGCAAGAAAATTAAGGCCTTGCGATCTGATCGAGGAGGCGAGTATTTGAGTTATGAGTTTAGCAATCATCTAAAGAGTTGTGGAATTGTTCCACAACTCACGCCGCCTGGAACACCTCAGAGAAATGGTGTGTTTGAGCGATATAATCAAACTTTTTTGGACATGGTTCGGTCGATGATGAGCCAGTCGGACCTACCGCCATCGTTTTGGGGTTACGCTCTAGAAACAGCAACTTTCACGCTAAACAGGTTACCGTCTAAATCCGTAGTTAAGACACCATATGAGATATGGACTGGGAAGACTCCCAGTTTGTCTTTTCTGAAAATTTGGGGACATGAAGTTTTTGTCAAGCTACTTCAGTCGGATAAGCTAACTCCCAAATCGGATAAGAGCATATTTGTGGGATATCCAAAGAAAATTTTAGGGTATTACTTCTACAACCGATCAGAGGGCAAAGTGTTTGTTGCTCAGAATGGTGTTTTCTTAGAGAAAGAGTTTCTCAAGAAGGAGAAAAGTGAACAAAAGGTGTATCTTGAAGAGGTTCAAGATGAGCCAATCAGGCAAGATTCAACAAGTGATGCTAATGTAGTAGAACAAGTTGAGATACCCGTGGCAAGAGAAGCACCACCGCAGCCACGAAGGTCGGCAAGGTTCTGCGCAGCGCGTGAGATATTATTGTTGGGCAGTGATGAGCCTGCGACATATGCAGAAGCGATGATGGACCCAGATTCCGAGAAATGGCAAAGTGCTATGAGATCCGAGATATACTCCATGGAAGACAATCAAGTTTGGAACTTGGTTGACCCGCCTAATGGTGTTAAAGCCATAGAGTGCAAATGGATCtataagaagaagaaaaatatgAATGGAAATGTTCACATCTATAAGGCTCGACTTGTCGCAAAAGGGTTTAGACAAGTTCAAGGAGTTGACTACGACGAGACATTCTCTCCTGTAGCGATGTTTAAATTTACTCGGATCATTCTAGCAATAGCCACGTATTTCGATTATGAGATATGGCGGATGGATGTCAAAATAGCTTTCCTGAACGGAAACCTGGATGAGGACGTATATATGATATAGCCCGAAGGTTTTGTCAATCCGACCAATGCTGGAAAGGTATGCAAACTTCAGAAATCCACTTATGGGTTGAAACA is part of the Panicum hallii strain FIL2 chromosome 2, PHallii_v3.1, whole genome shotgun sequence genome and encodes:
- the LOC112883090 gene encoding signal peptidase complex catalytic subunit SEC11C-like, encoding ILLKKLSIDTELYANPVPAHPARRAAGARTDGLHRGEGGGNPIRAGDVVLFKPAHGDVPVVHRVIEVRERQDGGGGVDILTKGDNNGVDDSEFLYRGSWLHRHHVMAKAVGYLPNAGWPSVAIDEKPVVRKVVVGVLGLGVLVTALL